CACCCTGTCGTCTATATTCGGACCGCCTGTACTGCCACCTCTTTCTTCAAGGACACCAATAACCTTTGTTGGTAACTTACCCACAAGTATTACCTTGCCTACGGCATCTTCGCCCTTAAAGAGCTCATCGTATACCTTTGAACCAATAACACAGACTGCCTCTGCATTGGCATAATCGTCATTGGTAAAAACAGAACCTACCTGAAACCCCCATGAAAAGGATTCAAAGTAGTTCGTGGTAGACCCAACGACCTGGGTCTGCCAGTTTCTATCCCTATACCTCATCGTGACATTTCTCACTTGATAAACCTTCATCAGATCGTAGATACCTTGTATTCTCTGGAGTAGCTCAGCATCACGGAAGGTCAGGGTATTTATTCTCACCCTCGCTGCCCGCTGCCTCTCCCCACCGCCAAAGATCATGATGGAGTCTGGACCCAGAATTTCAAAAATATCGTGAGCCTTCTTATTTGCCCCTTCTATAGTGGTTATGATTACACATATAGAGAGAATACCGAGGGCAACACCGGAAAAGGAAAAGACTACCCTACCCCGGTAATAGTACAGGATCTTTAGATAACTTGTGATATCTTCGGAAATTGTCCCATCTTCTATCCTTATTAATCTTTTTCCAAAGGATGCAAGCTTCGGGTCATGAGTCACAACAATGACAGTCTTCCCATCTTCGTTGAGTATACGGAAAAGCTCCATAATCTCATTGCCGGTTTTAGAATCAAGTGCACCGGTTGGCTCGTCTGCAAGGATAAGGTCGGGGTCATTAATCAAGGCTCGTGCTATCGCAACCCGTTGCTGCTCACCGCCTGAGAGTTGTGAAGGTTTATTGTGTATTCTTTCTGAAAGACCAAACCTTCCCAAGAGCAATTTAGCCTTTTCCCGGGGATGTTTTATCTCTTTATGAGAATAGACAATCGGTATCAGGACGTTCTCTATGGCGTTAAGGTATGGAAGCAGGAAAAACTGCTGAAATACAAAACCGATATGCATATTTCTCATGGCGGCAAGCACCTCATCATCGAGACCATCAATACTGGTCTCCATGAATTGGTATTCACCCTCTGTCTGTTTATCAAGGAGGCCTACAATATTCATGAGCGTCGTTTTGCCTGACCCTGAAACGCCCATGAGAAGCACAAATTCACCCTTTCCAATCTCGAGGTTTATACCCTTAAGAATAGGTAATTCACGCTCTCCTATGAAATAACTCTTTTTAATATTTTTGAGGGTAATCACTTTTTTGGGCCTGGCGAGACGACTGTTGGAGCCTTTTTTACAGCTGATATAACGATTCGTTCTCCTTCGGAAAGACCCGATATGATTTCCGTAAATTGGTCATCTCTTATGCCGGGAGTAACCTCCCTGCGTTCCGACTTCTCCTTACCTTTGATGTAAACCACATTTTTCCCTTCCTCGAATCTCACAGTATTATTCGGTACAATGAGCACATCTGTCTTCTCTTCAACAATAATCCTCACATGTGTCGTCATCTCTGGCCTGAGAAGTGCTGTATCTTTCGGGTCTATCTTTACGATGGCGAGATAGTACACTATGTTGTCTTTGATTTCAGGCTGAGGATAAATCATGTCAATCTTTCCTGGAAATTTTTTATCCCGATACGTATCAACCCAGTATTCTACCTTCATCCCTGGCTTAGTCCTTCCTATATCCGTTTCATCAACATAGATCCACATCTCAAGCTTACTGGGATCTATAATCGTAATGAGAATCGCAGCGGAAAGCCCGGATACCACCGTTTCTCCTTCTTGTGTGGAGACCGTTGATACAAACCCAGAGATAGGTGCATATATCTTTGTATAGCTCAAAGAGACCTGAAGTGCGTTAAGCCTCTCCATCACCTCCTTTACCTTTGCTTTGGCAAGTTCTACCTGTGCTAAGGTTACATTCATCTCCCTCTTAGCTATGTCTACACTATCCTTCGTGGTATATTCTTTTTCTAACAGTCGTGTTTCTCTCTCATAGTTTATCTTACTGTATTCATACTGTGCCTGCTTAGCATCTAAATCCCTCTTCTGCTCTTCTATCTGAGCCTCTGTGTTCCTTATATTTGCAAGGATCTCTCTATCGTCTATTTTTGCTATAAGTTCGCCCTTCTTCACATAATCACCCACCTGATACTTCAGGTGAGTCAGGGTTCCCGTTGCC
The genomic region above belongs to Pseudomonadota bacterium and contains:
- a CDS encoding efflux RND transporter periplasmic adaptor subunit translates to MERSNMRRYLIFGVIAVLVVGFFIFFFVGRKGKAEKTGELFTVKRGNVTYFTEQTGIIKAQVGAIVKVGTRATGTLTHLKYQVGDYVKKGELIAKIDDREILANIRNTEAQIEEQKRDLDAKQAQYEYSKINYERETRLLEKEYTTKDSVDIAKREMNVTLAQVELAKAKVKEVMERLNALQVSLSYTKIYAPISGFVSTVSTQEGETVVSGLSAAILITIIDPSKLEMWIYVDETDIGRTKPGMKVEYWVDTYRDKKFPGKIDMIYPQPEIKDNIVYYLAIVKIDPKDTALLRPEMTTHVRIIVEEKTDVLIVPNNTVRFEEGKNVVYIKGKEKSERREVTPGIRDDQFTEIISGLSEGERIVISAVKKAPTVVSPGPKK
- a CDS encoding ATP-binding cassette domain-containing protein → MITLKNIKKSYFIGERELPILKGINLEIGKGEFVLLMGVSGSGKTTLMNIVGLLDKQTEGEYQFMETSIDGLDDEVLAAMRNMHIGFVFQQFFLLPYLNAIENVLIPIVYSHKEIKHPREKAKLLLGRFGLSERIHNKPSQLSGGEQQRVAIARALINDPDLILADEPTGALDSKTGNEIMELFRILNEDGKTVIVVTHDPKLASFGKRLIRIEDGTISEDITSYLKILYYYRGRVVFSFSGVALGILSICVIITTIEGANKKAHDIFEILGPDSIMIFGGGERQRAARVRINTLTFRDAELLQRIQGIYDLMKVYQVRNVTMRYRDRNWQTQVVGSTTNYFESFSWGFQVGSVFTNDDYANAEAVCVIGSKVYDELFKGEDAVGKVILVGKLPTKVIGVLEERGGSTGGPNIDDRV